Proteins encoded in a region of the Geobacillus genomosp. 3 genome:
- a CDS encoding shikimate kinase, which translates to MNRQTAIPLRERNIILIGFMGAGKTTIGQLVAKKLYRDFIDVDAEIERRHGMSIPEMFAQKGEAYFRQVERELIVDLCTNTRLKILSLGGGAYLQEEVRRACLAHGIVFFLDLSWEHWKEERLPLIVDSRPVLKNKTLEEVEQLFFQRQSAYALHHSRVVINELEAEQAAEQIVESIKWTWDVYEPNR; encoded by the coding sequence ATGAACAGACAAACCGCCATCCCGCTCCGCGAACGGAACATCATTTTGATCGGCTTTATGGGAGCGGGGAAAACGACGATCGGGCAGCTGGTGGCGAAAAAGCTGTACCGTGACTTTATTGATGTCGACGCGGAAATCGAGCGGCGGCACGGGATGTCGATTCCGGAGATGTTCGCGCAAAAAGGGGAAGCGTACTTTCGGCAGGTGGAGCGCGAGCTGATCGTCGATTTGTGCACAAATACAAGGCTGAAAATTCTTTCGCTCGGCGGCGGCGCGTACTTGCAGGAAGAGGTGCGGCGCGCCTGTTTGGCTCATGGCATCGTCTTTTTCCTTGACTTGTCGTGGGAGCATTGGAAAGAAGAGCGGCTGCCGCTTATTGTCGACAGCCGGCCGGTGTTGAAAAACAAGACGCTGGAAGAAGTGGAGCAGCTCTTTTTCCAGCGGCAGTCGGCTTACGCGCTTCATCACTCGCGCGTCGTGATCAATGAACTGGAAGCGGAACAGGCGGCCGAGCAAATCGTCGAGTCGATCAAATGGACATGGGACGTCTATGAGCCGAACCGCTAA
- the aroD gene encoding type I 3-dehydroquinate dehydratase: MQRKAIKVRHIWIGGEEPCICAPIVGADDEQVLREAEEVCRKRPDLLEWRADFFRMIDDQDRVLATARALRSVAGDIPILFTIRSEREGGQPIPLDENERERLLAAVCESRTVDLVDYELAYGDRIADVRRMAEQCGIRLIVSRHYFDGTPSKETIVADMRAAERYGADIAKVAVMPKSPGDVLVLLQATEEARCELSIPLITMAMGGLGAITRLAGWLFGSAVTFAVGNQSSAPGQIPIEDVRAVLSVLQTYSR, encoded by the coding sequence ATGCAACGAAAGGCGATAAAAGTGAGACACATATGGATCGGCGGCGAAGAGCCGTGCATTTGCGCTCCTATTGTCGGAGCGGATGACGAACAAGTGCTGCGCGAGGCGGAGGAAGTGTGCCGGAAGCGGCCGGATTTGCTTGAATGGCGGGCTGATTTTTTTCGAATGATTGATGATCAAGACCGCGTATTGGCGACGGCCCGTGCGCTTCGGAGCGTAGCGGGGGACATTCCGATTTTGTTTACGATCCGTTCCGAGCGGGAAGGGGGGCAGCCGATTCCGCTCGATGAAAACGAAAGGGAGCGGCTGCTTGCGGCGGTGTGTGAAAGTCGGACGGTCGATTTGGTAGACTATGAGCTAGCTTATGGAGACCGTATTGCGGATGTGCGCCGCATGGCGGAACAATGCGGCATTCGACTCATTGTGTCGCGCCATTACTTTGACGGCACTCCTTCGAAAGAAACGATTGTGGCGGATATGCGCGCGGCTGAGCGGTACGGCGCCGACATCGCCAAAGTGGCGGTAATGCCTAAATCGCCGGGAGATGTGCTTGTCTTGTTGCAGGCGACAGAGGAAGCGCGATGTGAGCTGTCGATCCCGCTCATTACGATGGCGATGGGCGGACTCGGTGCTATTACCCGGCTGGCTGGCTGGCTGTTTGGCTCAGCGGTGACGTTTGCTGTCGGAAACCAAAGCTCCGCCCCAGGGCAAATTCCGATTGAGGATGTGCGGGCGGTGCTGTCGGTTTTGCAAACATATAGCCGCTGA
- a CDS encoding MFS transporter: MVKKRRWAVASLIAVGVIVNYFDRINMSVGIQPLSEEFNLTPGQLGILLSAFAWSYALLQIPAGVILDKIGVKWVTRVGTIIWTVACFLTAIASGQGLVMLSRVLLGIGEAPYFPAAAKAVGQWFPRHERATAISLYDAQSKLSNAIGTPIIAWIITEWGWRAGFYTTAVLSLVYAVMFWVTYRDPHEDKQLSKEEYDYIVQGGAQKSDETSGNVWKTIRYLLTKKKVWATLIGFAAYGYSWFLFLTWLPGYLATEMHMSVLKSGWYAAIPWIVGTISEIVIGGWLVDRLINKGGRATRVRKTFLVIGMLLGLSVIGAAFTTNPNIAILCISIALGGLVITSSIAYSIPTFIAPPGTVGTLTGLLTFGNNSMAIVAPIVTGFIVQATGSFMYAFLVAALILLAGIFSYLFLLTDLEPIEPMPESANNMRIHTKTH, translated from the coding sequence ATGGTGAAAAAACGCCGCTGGGCGGTTGCCTCCTTGATTGCCGTAGGAGTCATCGTCAACTATTTTGACCGCATTAACATGTCGGTCGGCATTCAGCCGCTTTCCGAAGAATTCAACCTAACCCCGGGGCAGCTTGGCATTTTGCTATCAGCGTTTGCTTGGTCATACGCCCTGCTGCAAATCCCAGCCGGCGTCATCCTTGATAAAATCGGCGTCAAATGGGTGACGCGTGTCGGGACGATCATTTGGACAGTGGCGTGCTTTTTGACTGCCATCGCCAGCGGCCAAGGGCTTGTTATGTTGTCACGCGTTCTCTTGGGCATCGGAGAAGCACCGTATTTCCCGGCAGCCGCCAAAGCGGTCGGCCAGTGGTTCCCACGCCACGAGCGAGCGACCGCGATTTCCCTTTATGACGCCCAATCGAAGCTGTCAAACGCCATCGGAACCCCGATTATCGCTTGGATCATCACCGAATGGGGATGGCGGGCCGGTTTTTATACGACCGCGGTGCTCAGCTTAGTTTACGCCGTCATGTTCTGGGTGACATACCGCGATCCGCATGAAGACAAACAGCTGTCCAAAGAAGAGTACGACTATATCGTCCAGGGCGGAGCGCAAAAGTCAGACGAAACGTCCGGAAACGTTTGGAAAACGATCCGGTATTTGCTGACGAAGAAAAAGGTGTGGGCGACATTGATCGGCTTCGCCGCGTATGGCTACTCGTGGTTTTTGTTTCTCACGTGGCTTCCTGGCTATTTGGCAACGGAAATGCATATGTCGGTGCTCAAATCAGGCTGGTATGCCGCGATCCCGTGGATCGTTGGCACAATCTCCGAAATCGTCATCGGCGGATGGCTTGTCGACCGGTTGATAAACAAAGGAGGACGGGCAACGCGCGTACGAAAAACGTTTTTGGTCATCGGCATGCTGCTCGGGCTGTCCGTCATCGGCGCCGCCTTCACGACGAATCCGAACATCGCGATTCTTTGTATCTCAATCGCGCTCGGCGGCTTAGTCATCACCTCATCGATCGCCTACAGCATCCCGACGTTTATCGCCCCGCCAGGCACCGTCGGGACGTTAACCGGCCTATTGACGTTCGGCAACAACTCAATGGCCATTGTCGCGCCGATCGTCACCGGCTTTATCGTCCAAGCAACCGGCTCGTTTATGTACGCGTTTCTCGTCGCCGCGCTCATTTTGCTTGCCGGCATTTTCAGCTATCTATTCCTGCTGACAGATTTAGAGCCGATCGAGCCGATGCCGGAATCAGCCAACAACATGCGCATCCATACAAAAACGCATTGA
- a CDS encoding zinc-dependent alcohol dehydrogenase, giving the protein MFALYVTNPHKLQWRYVGEAGHPVGEEVKVRPTYGGICGSDISVWKGKLPHADYPVRAGHELVGVVVEKGERARYDVGTRVVVLPNTYCGECEFCRKGQTNICEKKRSLGVNMDGVFSSEFVISSRYVLPVPDDLADERAVLVEPFAVVVHALGKVGIDKGTKVAVVGCGNEGMMAAVLARYLGADVTAIDVNPLKLETVKTIVDVRTFTYDTLPEEKYDVVIEAAGAASAAKQAVELARPGGHVVLLGLVNEATFPVVRIVRHELIIHGSIIYQFPGDYMKAIHYLRMMPFPVEQIIAKTFPIAEYEKAYEAAASGQPGKVVLQFG; this is encoded by the coding sequence ATGTTTGCTCTTTATGTGACGAATCCGCATAAGCTGCAGTGGCGGTATGTTGGAGAGGCGGGCCATCCTGTCGGAGAGGAGGTGAAGGTGCGGCCGACGTATGGCGGGATTTGTGGATCGGATATTAGTGTCTGGAAAGGAAAGCTTCCGCATGCGGACTACCCGGTGCGGGCAGGACATGAGTTGGTTGGGGTGGTGGTTGAGAAGGGGGAGCGGGCGCGGTATGATGTCGGGACGCGGGTCGTTGTGCTGCCGAATACGTATTGTGGAGAGTGCGAGTTTTGCCGAAAAGGGCAAACAAATATATGTGAAAAGAAACGATCGCTTGGCGTGAATATGGACGGGGTGTTTTCGTCGGAGTTTGTGATTTCTTCGCGCTATGTGCTTCCGGTTCCTGATGACTTGGCCGATGAAAGGGCTGTGCTTGTTGAGCCGTTTGCTGTCGTGGTTCATGCGCTTGGGAAAGTCGGGATTGACAAAGGAACGAAAGTCGCTGTGGTCGGCTGCGGCAATGAGGGGATGATGGCTGCTGTTTTGGCCCGCTATTTGGGGGCTGATGTGACGGCAATTGACGTGAATCCGCTTAAGCTTGAGACGGTTAAGACGATCGTTGATGTGCGGACGTTTACATATGATACGCTTCCCGAGGAGAAGTATGATGTGGTGATTGAGGCCGCCGGGGCTGCGAGCGCGGCTAAACAGGCGGTGGAACTTGCCCGGCCGGGCGGACATGTCGTTTTGCTTGGTTTAGTGAATGAGGCGACGTTTCCAGTTGTTCGCATCGTCCGCCATGAGCTGATCATTCATGGCTCCATTATTTATCAGTTTCCGGGCGATTATATGAAAGCCATCCACTATTTACGGATGATGCCGTTTCCAGTTGAGCAGATCATTGCGAAAACGTTCCCGATTGCCGAATATGAAAAGGCATATGAAGCGGCAGCGTCGGGTCAGCCTGGAAAAGTGGTGCTGCAGTTCGGATGA
- a CDS encoding Cof-type HAD-IIB family hydrolase: protein MLIALDMDGTLLNGEGSISERNRAAIAAAQAQGHIVVVITGRARKDALAPLREAGLVCPIASLNGAIVTLADGTVINEAPLERAAVRPTLEWVRKQPDLYCETYTGDAVYVGLHNRAQWEALASGMADAAPDVKWLVNKQFQQARVTYVDDIGTVWDDPKLTLYKLLIFALDRERLRDAASRFAALPGVTVTSSHPHNIEMNSERATKGEALKRLAAHYGIDLRDTVAFGDSHNDLSMFEVAGYRVAMDNAEPALKAKADIVTRSHEEDGVAAGLERVLGKR, encoded by the coding sequence ATGTTAATTGCGCTCGATATGGACGGAACGCTATTAAATGGAGAGGGAAGCATCAGTGAACGCAACCGGGCGGCCATCGCCGCGGCGCAGGCGCAAGGCCACATCGTCGTCGTCATCACCGGGCGGGCGCGCAAAGATGCGCTCGCCCCGCTTCGTGAAGCAGGCCTCGTCTGTCCGATCGCCAGCTTAAACGGAGCGATTGTGACGCTTGCGGACGGAACGGTGATCAACGAGGCGCCGCTCGAACGGGCGGCGGTCCGCCCGACGCTCGAGTGGGTGCGCAAACAGCCGGATTTGTACTGCGAGACGTACACAGGCGATGCGGTGTACGTCGGGCTCCACAACCGCGCCCAATGGGAAGCGCTCGCCTCCGGGATGGCTGATGCGGCCCCGGATGTGAAATGGCTGGTGAACAAACAGTTCCAGCAGGCGCGGGTGACATACGTCGATGACATCGGCACGGTGTGGGACGACCCAAAACTTACGTTATACAAACTGCTCATTTTTGCCCTTGACCGCGAGCGGTTGCGCGACGCAGCCTCCCGGTTCGCCGCGCTCCCTGGCGTCACGGTCACTTCGTCGCATCCGCACAACATTGAGATGAACAGCGAACGGGCGACAAAAGGCGAAGCGCTCAAGCGGCTCGCCGCCCATTACGGCATCGACCTGCGCGATACAGTGGCCTTTGGCGACAGCCATAACGATTTGTCGATGTTCGAGGTTGCAGGCTATCGCGTGGCGATGGACAATGCCGAGCCAGCGTTGAAAGCGAAGGCTGACATCGTCACGCGCTCCCACGAAGAGGACGGCGTGGCGGCGGGGCTCGAGCGGGTGCTCGGGAAACGGTGA
- a CDS encoding EamA family transporter yields the protein MWIVYAVLAAVFAALTSVLAKIGIENVNSHLATAIRTVVVLALAWMIVWMTGAHHGLKAISAKSWWFLCLSGAATGLSWLCFYRAIQLGDVSRVSAIDKSSLVLTILFAAMFLGEPLSAKVVIGVLLITAGTLIMMF from the coding sequence ATGTGGATCGTGTATGCCGTTTTGGCGGCGGTGTTCGCGGCGCTGACATCGGTGCTGGCGAAAATCGGCATTGAAAACGTCAATTCCCACCTTGCGACCGCCATTCGCACCGTTGTCGTGCTTGCACTCGCGTGGATGATCGTCTGGATGACGGGGGCCCACCATGGCCTGAAAGCCATTTCAGCGAAAAGCTGGTGGTTTTTATGCTTGTCCGGAGCGGCGACCGGGCTGTCGTGGCTTTGCTTTTACCGGGCGATCCAGCTTGGCGATGTCTCGCGCGTCTCGGCCATTGACAAATCGAGCTTAGTGCTGACGATTTTGTTCGCCGCGATGTTTCTTGGCGAGCCGCTCTCGGCAAAAGTGGTGATCGGGGTGCTGCTCATTACGGCGGGGACGTTGATCATGATGTTTTAG
- a CDS encoding fatty acid desaturase family protein — MNDFHPFGWYAAKISPHLPKKAFQPVKSRLFGGLAYLLVVIGGILAVSLFDFHPVWNVLISVVLGFSFAALGFLGHEMLHGTVVKTPWLRDLLGAIAFWPLCTGPKLWRKWHNATHHVHTQHEEKDPDAWPSMERLAKSRLLRWVYRIPFPIRAFFAFSSLSVMFTLHSIRMLFYFFQDFHRKNRAVVLFQFFLPWATWLGLLWLVGWEKWVFAFLLPLLVANTIVMSYIATNHRLNPLVPVNDPLANSLSVTVPKWLDVLHFNFSYHTEHHLFPAMSSKYYPLVKTHIKRMWPDRYHEMPMGKALAALWKTPRVYYEHDGLIEPKQGHVYGTLGNGLDPDRITPRGLEAETPPRAAKKHGKAKKAAGEGNG; from the coding sequence ATGAACGATTTTCACCCGTTCGGTTGGTATGCGGCGAAAATTTCCCCGCACTTGCCCAAAAAAGCGTTTCAGCCTGTGAAGTCCCGTCTGTTTGGAGGTTTGGCTTATCTCTTAGTGGTCATTGGCGGCATCCTCGCTGTGTCCCTTTTCGACTTTCATCCCGTATGGAACGTCCTCATCTCTGTCGTGCTTGGTTTCAGTTTTGCGGCGTTAGGATTTTTAGGGCACGAAATGTTGCACGGCACGGTCGTCAAAACGCCTTGGCTGCGCGATCTTCTTGGAGCGATCGCCTTTTGGCCGCTTTGCACCGGGCCGAAGCTATGGCGAAAATGGCATAACGCCACCCACCATGTGCACACCCAGCATGAAGAAAAAGACCCGGATGCATGGCCAAGCATGGAACGGCTGGCAAAAAGCCGCCTGCTTCGCTGGGTATACCGCATCCCGTTTCCGATTCGCGCGTTTTTCGCCTTTAGCTCCTTATCTGTAATGTTTACGCTTCATTCGATCCGGATGCTGTTTTACTTTTTCCAAGATTTTCACCGGAAAAACCGCGCCGTTGTCCTGTTTCAATTTTTCTTGCCATGGGCGACATGGCTTGGACTGTTATGGCTGGTCGGCTGGGAAAAGTGGGTATTTGCCTTTTTGCTTCCGCTGCTTGTCGCCAACACGATCGTCATGAGCTATATCGCAACGAACCATCGACTCAATCCGTTAGTGCCGGTGAACGATCCGTTGGCGAACAGCTTGTCCGTCACGGTGCCGAAGTGGCTCGATGTTCTCCACTTCAACTTTTCATACCATACCGAGCACCATCTTTTCCCGGCAATGAGTTCGAAATACTATCCGCTCGTCAAAACACACATTAAACGAATGTGGCCGGACCGCTACCACGAAATGCCGATGGGGAAAGCGTTGGCCGCGCTGTGGAAAACACCGCGCGTCTACTACGAACACGACGGGCTCATCGAACCGAAGCAAGGCCATGTGTACGGCACGCTCGGCAACGGGCTCGACCCTGACCGGATCACGCCTCGCGGACTCGAAGCAGAAACACCGCCGCGCGCTGCCAAAAAACACGGAAAAGCAAAGAAAGCGGCGGGAGAAGGAAATGGGTAG
- a CDS encoding DUF302 domain-containing protein, translating into MFHYTVDVATDLNETIERLEESLKQEGFGVLWRFSVTEKLQEKGLEFSTPMVILEVCNPQEAARVLNENVLVGYFLPCKIVVYQENGTTKIGMPKPTMLVGMVNDPALKELAADIEKRLAACIDQCRQ; encoded by the coding sequence ATGTTTCATTACACGGTTGACGTGGCAACGGATCTGAACGAAACGATCGAGCGTTTGGAAGAAAGCTTGAAACAAGAAGGCTTTGGCGTGCTCTGGCGGTTTAGCGTCACCGAGAAGCTCCAAGAAAAGGGGCTTGAGTTTTCCACGCCGATGGTCATTTTAGAAGTGTGCAACCCGCAAGAAGCGGCGCGGGTGTTAAATGAAAACGTGTTGGTCGGCTACTTTTTGCCTTGTAAAATCGTCGTCTATCAAGAGAACGGCACAACGAAAATCGGCATGCCGAAACCGACGATGCTCGTTGGCATGGTGAACGATCCGGCGCTTAAAGAGTTGGCGGCCGACATTGAGAAGCGGCTGGCCGCTTGCATTGACCAATGCCGTCAGTGA
- a CDS encoding sulfite exporter TauE/SafE family protein, protein MDSSLVFLIVIFLIGFIGSFISGMVGIGGSIIKYPMLLYLPPLFGLAAFSAHEVSGISAVQVFFATIGGVWAYRKSGYLNKSLILYMGISILVGSFVGGYGSKLMSEGTINVVYGILAALAAIMMFVPKKGIDDIPLDQVVFNKWLAAALAFLIGVGSGIVGAAGAFLLVPVMLVVLKIPTRMTIATSLAVTFISSIGSTFGKIATGQVDYIPALIMVVASLLASPLGAKAGQKMNTKVLQVILAVLILATAVKIWADIL, encoded by the coding sequence ATGGATAGTTCGCTCGTGTTTCTCATTGTCATTTTTTTGATCGGCTTTATCGGTTCATTCATTTCCGGCATGGTCGGAATCGGTGGATCGATTATCAAATACCCGATGCTTTTGTACCTTCCGCCGTTGTTTGGGCTGGCGGCGTTCAGCGCCCATGAAGTGTCCGGGATCAGCGCCGTGCAAGTGTTTTTCGCCACGATCGGCGGCGTGTGGGCGTATCGAAAAAGCGGCTATTTGAACAAATCGCTCATTTTGTATATGGGGATAAGCATTCTTGTCGGCAGTTTTGTCGGCGGCTATGGCTCGAAGCTGATGAGCGAAGGAACGATTAACGTTGTTTACGGCATCTTGGCGGCATTGGCGGCGATCATGATGTTTGTGCCGAAAAAAGGGATCGATGACATTCCGCTTGACCAAGTGGTGTTCAACAAATGGCTGGCCGCCGCGTTAGCGTTCCTCATCGGCGTCGGGTCCGGCATCGTCGGGGCGGCGGGGGCGTTCTTGCTTGTGCCGGTCATGCTCGTTGTCTTGAAAATCCCAACGCGCATGACGATCGCCACGTCTTTGGCCGTTACGTTCATTTCCTCCATCGGCTCTACGTTCGGGAAAATCGCCACCGGCCAAGTCGATTACATCCCGGCGCTCATTATGGTCGTCGCGAGCTTGCTTGCCTCCCCATTAGGGGCGAAAGCAGGGCAAAAGATGAACACGAAGGTGCTGCAAGTCATTCTTGCCGTGTTGATTTTGGCGACGGCGGTGAAAATTTGGGCGGACATTTTATGA
- a CDS encoding MBL fold metallo-hydrolase — protein sequence MVKEMNVQQMTEKVLNKEALFILDVRNESDFRDWKIEGENFSYLNVPYFELIDGVDAIVDRLPKDKDIVVVCAKGGSAAFVAEQLAEAGFDNVYTLAGGMQAWSEHLHQTKVYEDDQLKIYQFIRVGKGCLSYMVVSGNEALVVDPLRFVDVYEQAAKQEGVTITHIVDSHLHADHLSGGKELAERTGAAYYLMKSEGAVFDFEPLEQHDTIDFANVHLEVLAVKTPGHTPGSVSFFVNGKWLFSGDTIFVGGLGRPDLGGKVAEWAADLYDTVYEKVAAMADEVIVLPAHYANLDEEINAEGYVGDTLGRIRARNEMMQNKPKDEFIDLVIQSANTETPPNFEDIVAINRGLKTVDGETQRELEIGPNRCALHHTHA from the coding sequence ATGGTGAAAGAAATGAACGTGCAACAAATGACGGAAAAGGTGTTGAACAAAGAAGCGTTGTTCATTTTGGACGTTCGCAACGAAAGTGATTTTCGCGACTGGAAAATCGAAGGGGAAAACTTCTCGTATTTGAACGTGCCGTATTTTGAGTTGATCGACGGGGTGGACGCGATTGTCGACCGTCTTCCGAAAGACAAAGACATCGTCGTGGTGTGCGCGAAGGGCGGATCGGCGGCGTTTGTCGCCGAGCAGCTGGCCGAAGCCGGGTTTGACAACGTTTATACGCTCGCCGGCGGGATGCAGGCGTGGAGCGAGCATCTCCATCAAACAAAAGTATACGAAGACGATCAATTGAAAATTTACCAATTTATCCGCGTCGGCAAAGGCTGCCTGTCGTATATGGTCGTCTCCGGCAACGAAGCGCTTGTTGTTGATCCGCTGCGATTTGTCGATGTGTATGAACAAGCGGCTAAACAAGAAGGGGTGACGATCACGCATATCGTAGACTCGCACTTGCATGCCGACCACTTGTCCGGCGGCAAGGAGCTGGCTGAGCGGACTGGGGCTGCGTACTACTTGATGAAAAGCGAAGGAGCGGTGTTTGATTTTGAGCCGCTTGAGCAACATGACACGATCGACTTTGCCAACGTTCATTTGGAAGTGTTGGCGGTGAAAACGCCGGGGCATACGCCAGGCAGCGTCTCCTTCTTTGTCAACGGCAAATGGTTGTTCTCCGGTGACACGATCTTTGTCGGCGGTCTCGGGCGGCCGGACCTTGGCGGCAAGGTGGCGGAATGGGCAGCGGATTTGTATGACACCGTGTACGAAAAAGTCGCGGCCATGGCTGATGAGGTGATCGTCTTGCCGGCTCACTACGCCAATTTAGATGAAGAAATCAATGCGGAAGGGTATGTCGGCGATACGCTAGGCCGCATCCGCGCCCGCAATGAGATGATGCAAAACAAACCGAAAGATGAGTTCATCGATCTCGTCATCCAAAGCGCCAATACGGAAACACCGCCGAACTTTGAAGACATTGTCGCTATCAACCGCGGGCTCAAAACGGTGGATGGCGAAACACAACGGGAGCTGGAGATCGGCCCGAACCGCTGCGCCCTGCATCACACTCATGCCTAA
- a CDS encoding sulfurtransferase TusA family protein — MIKVDLTVDAKGLSCPMPIVRTKKAINDLQPGQVLEVQATDKGSKADIKAWAESTGHQYVGTIEENGVLKHYIRKATENETRKETTFPHVVSNEELQEKLDDPDSFVLDVREPAEYAFGHIPGAVSIPLGELDNRMTELPKDKTIYVVCRTGTRSDLAAQKLAENGFDRVRNVVPGMSQWNGPLDSAQS; from the coding sequence ATGATCAAAGTTGATCTGACCGTAGACGCGAAAGGATTGTCCTGCCCGATGCCGATCGTCCGCACGAAAAAAGCCATCAATGACCTGCAGCCAGGCCAAGTGCTCGAAGTGCAGGCGACGGACAAGGGATCCAAAGCCGATATTAAAGCATGGGCGGAAAGCACAGGGCATCAATATGTAGGAACGATTGAAGAAAATGGGGTTTTAAAACATTATATCCGCAAGGCGACGGAAAATGAAACACGCAAAGAAACGACATTTCCTCATGTCGTATCGAATGAAGAGTTGCAAGAAAAACTGGATGATCCTGATTCGTTTGTCTTGGACGTCCGCGAACCGGCGGAGTACGCGTTTGGCCATATTCCGGGCGCCGTTTCGATTCCGCTTGGGGAGCTTGACAATCGGATGACTGAGCTTCCGAAAGACAAAACGATTTACGTCGTGTGCCGCACGGGGACGCGGAGCGATTTGGCCGCGCAAAAGCTGGCCGAAAACGGATTTGACCGTGTGCGCAACGTCGTTCCCGGCATGTCGCAATGGAACGGGCCGCTTGATTCCGCTCAGTCATAA